The segment AATATGGCTgccaataaatttaaaagtagTAAAAGGAGATGAAAATCATTTTACtacacaaattatatttttagcaACAACCATTCTTTCCtcataaatttctttttcacaATTGCAAAAGCCAAAATAAACAAATCGATATTTTTTGTTCTCTTgaatatacatgcatgataattttcataatctgttttatatatttatttcaatgtcataattacaaaaattaaatacacataTAAAATGAAATCGATATAAATTACGCAGTAAACAAAATACTCATAtcacaatgtttaaaataatgtaaagtttGAATTATATTCCTGAACAAACATGCCATTGAGAAATGTACAGGTCGGTTGTAGTTGTCATTATCTAAATTCAAGTCGAATACTTTACTTTATTTTAGCCGAGTCTCtggaatattttgataaaaagtaCACTTAAAATATGCAGtgttttttaaacttgtttaaCATGTACGTTATTTTTCAaagctttaaaacaaaaattacaaaaaagtatATTAGCGCTTCAGTAATCATGTTATTAAAGATTCtacaaaacattattattattattcacaaacaattattatcattacaaatatacatttgaataaaaaacaagaggcccatggggccacctcgttcacctgagcaacaatggctttatatgggtgtttaaaggatattgtgccatatggccccttggtagaaaaaaaaagaataccataaaataaattgtatccaaattttacacttattttcctatacttaatctttgacattgtacccttATGAAACaccattttaccaaaaataagatcctATGCAAGAAATAAAGCTAaatttttggtaggggtacaaTCTTAACTTTCAATtccctttacatgtattttagttctgccccctcactttttaaaacaatcaaattatatatgagaacatgcatataggtacatattcatcttcaactacattgtactagctagttattgtattttattagaaaaaattccTATATATGAAAGAGGAAAATTGTACCCAAAGGTGCTCAAATTAATCCTCcgcattataaacgattgttgtttaccaGGCGTGAAATCGTGCTacgttttataaccttactcacttggTCGATAAATACGctcgaatgaaaaatgttggcacgtgatatgttaaagagctattacatatataccggtaatcaATGCATAGGCGTTGGAACTGGGTGGAGGGCCCCACTttgtttttgcaaagttagataTAGCCGtactcaaaatctttttttttgcttgtcaagatttctgataaggtctagccccccccccccctcccaatgagcctcagactgcaatgttttgacaggcatatcgctctattttactaaggcccaccctttattcaaaatcaacgttaACAAATCAATatgattttccgctgtaattttttcttaagaatagcaataatacatgtatccctgtaacagtaatgtttttaactgttttgaagaggtcgtttttatttaattgtgtctGAAAAAACAACAAAGCTGGTGTAGATTCATCGTATAAGGAGGGGGCCCAAAAAAGTTGTTGCTGCATATCATTCTtttctgtacaagtatttaacgtttGGTGAGACATTTCTAGTGATAAATCTAAATTTCAGCATCTATATATAACaaacaatctccgtttagactgaaaatgcagagcatcttaacaaaacacgttgcattataatcaaccataatgtagagatcgtaccgaattaccaaaagaatgtatagtatttatataaggaatcattctgaggtgataattttggttggagcgttatcaaatccaataaagcccggagggctttatgatagatttgatcacacccctaccgaaattatcacctcataatattcaagaatgattccttattatttatatttatataatgttttgccatcgtacgattaaacatttagatataaataagcaaaccccgctggcgcctcaatttggcgtcatttgtattatgggttatatagttcaaaatcgatacgtagtgttatcacaggcaaagacactgggtaatgtaaatataatataatatgttcttagtgcatcagattttgctcattttgcgcaggtaaacaattaactgtCTGGTTTACtgaagtctatatttgattcgatacgtaaaaattccaaaatacaggcgatatttCCCCTCAAGTTAAAAAGTATGaacgaaattcaaaacaacgtaaaaccACGGTTACGAGTGGAAATGTCATTTAACCTCAATtcacttcacaaaatcggcacaaatatgttaagcatgtttcaagtatcccttcgcacgtaaacagttgcacaacaagcaaatacATCTTTGTAAGTTTGACCTATTTGTCATGtgtcaacattcaaacatggctgctttatacaaagaactttcgttttcgatatggaataccgaacccgaagttataaactgattgaccgcGATTATCTCTATTTTTAATTTCGTAAATTATTctaatttgaaacagaattcgccgataatttttgcaatttatattttcctttccataagaatTATCTATacaaaattacgttgaatttgactcagtagttcttgagaagaagatttttaaaaatgcacccacctttttctacagtttcgaggttttctccgttttaaataaagatcggtcttttacttctgcaatttataatcacctttctatagggatgctttgtgccaaatttggttgaaattggcccagtggtttaaaaaaagaagttcaATGTGAAAAGtgtacagacagacagacagacggacagacgaacagacagacggacggcagacaaaatgtgatcagaatagctcacttgagctttcagctcagatgagctaatAAAAAACGAAATTTGAATATGTGTCatacatattaatttttcttaattaagtttatttgtgtttattttcttagtattcaatatctaaaaaatgtAAAGATACCTAGTTTTGAACACAAATAACCAAACGTTTCATGCGTTGCCTTTGTTGCATGCATTGGATAACCTTAGATCATAGCTGCTTTGAAGTGCCTTAATAGCAATCAACAGTAAACATAAACGGAACGCTATTGCACTTTCTTATGACCCTGTCACTAAAtacctaattttatgattttgaccTATGTACCTGTCTTGATTAACTATTTACTGATAATTCAGAAAATTTTGCTTTCCATTCCTATCAAACTAGAACCAGTGCAGCTATATGTCTATAATTTTACAGCTTCGAAATCATCTTTTATACTTGTAACGAATCAAAAGTCACTTTGTATAGCATTAGATATTCATCAAAATGGCACATAAATTACGATTTTCTAGGTTGTCCGGgtagtggtggtggtggtgctCTCCATTTTTTTCCCAACCTTTAAAAATATAGAGACAGctaaatgtaaaaatgtaaacatgtctagaatattgcatatatttaaTTAGATTGAACACTACAATTAAAAGAGACAATCTTGCATTTAAGTCAATGAATGCATAAGTCATAAATAAATTGGAAtaaatttgaacaatattttttgtttaagatttaGAATTTAAATATCTTTAATCGAGAGCAAGAGAGTGCCAAATACTGCGATGtcaatatattataaatgatttgatattcgatttaagcatacatgtataactaagGTTTCTTTTATAATACCCAGGCGATTTCGTTTGTAAATACAAATTATACAAATTATATAGTCAAAGATTCCTGTGAATACACATACCTTAATATTCCCTTGCCCTGAATCTCATAGTTATGCGAATTGTGTGACAATTATGAAACTTGGAAAACtaattaaaactttgaattatttccttttttctgtTAAACATAAATAGTTGTGAGTGCAGATCAATGAAAAGTCAAAAATCGGAATAGGAGGGGCAAATACAGAAATATTGCAATAACCCAATGAAATCAACCAATACTCTCAGCTAAATTTGTAACtagtaaattatcaaaatatgtattcaaCGGTTATTCAATGAGTTCTtctgaaatggaaaaaataataaatccgGTTAGCTACTAAGATGGAGAATGCATAAAATCAAATggaaataattcattaaatatCTTAATTATCTTATAAAGACACTTtatgatgacttcaattttatgcatttttttttcaacttatgTAGCAATTTTCTTTCATCACCTACATATGGAGTTTTTGTCTCTAAGTTAATTAGATACTCTAGGGCACGCTCTATGTATGAACAGTTTTAAAGGCGAGGCAAGCttctgacaaacaagttgataaaacaggactgtCAACAGTCTCGATTTCAGTCATCTTTTTGTAAGTTCTATGATCGATACATATGATCTATGATCGACTTTGTCAGCAAAAACAATATTCAACTAGGTCGCATACTGACTGacgtttttaatatttattattagaCCAAAGTTAATCACCTAATTGCCTACGGTTTATTccgtttttcatattttgacaaATAGCACAcaaatagaaatttaaattttaatttagacGTTTTATCTTAAATAACTTACGGAGCATTTTggggtacatgtatgtcaatttttGTAACGTGAGGGTAAGGGGGACGTCTTGGTGCTTCTCTCTTCTTTCTAGATtctaaaaataaagagaaattCTACAGTTGTGCGTCATATCATAGTGCAATTCAAGTTGCATTTAAagttatacgtacatgtatttcacaacACCTATTTGTAAATCATTAAATTCTTATGCAACTAAAACCAGATTTGATATTATCAATCTAGAGTTTGAATAAGTCGACATTTGTGCTCTGCTAATTAATGTTGatcaaaatgttataaaacGTTATAACTATGAAACTGCTTATTCCTCTAATAACGTAAATGTACAAGTTATCAATTTCTATATTTTGTGACAATTTCTGAAATGGTAAAGAAGactgaaaaacaattttatattcacTATCTTTCATTGAGTCTGTACATATAGCTATTTCTTCTTAtcgaaatgtttgttttatttacctgAAAGCGTGATATCCTCATCGAATGGATTGCATCCAGAATTTTGATTGtgaattaaaacttttatacagAAGATATTGACAGTtgtttagatacatgtatcatgccAACGCTAATCTTTTTAAACTAGTATCTCTTTCGTCGTTAAATAGCTAAACATTCAACAACTCATATAATCCTTTGACCGTTTGAGTTAGTTTTGCATGATTTGTAATCATTCTATACCAAGCATCTATCGTGATACATAATTTTAAGTAAATTAGCAAGAGAGACACGTTGAACGAAAGCAGTCAAGCTTATCCCTTCCCCGTTCAATACTAAACAACAATTCCCtaagttttctttcaaataaaaatacgaTACGCATTCCTCTCTGTTACAttaatattgtataaatattcattagcatttaaatttatttagacTCTTTGAAACTTATGTAACGTATATTATCGAAATATGGTTGGTGTAAAATCGAAATTCTTTGAAACAAGTTAACATATTTACCTATATATTTCGCACTAATAAATCGTACAAAAAGGAATTTGACTACATTTACATCAActcttatgaaaaaaaaatcgtttagtTTGtgcattatctttatttattttacacctcattttctttaacttttgATGGAAATTAAAATTCCTTGTGGAGGCAAAACATGGATCCCATCTTATCGTTTACTCGTTAAAATAAAAGAGTGCATGGCTACTTTACTTGTCGCTTTTCAATATAGATCAAGCATATTGTAATACAAATTAGAGCAATATCTTTTCATAATTCTAATcttaaatatcaattttgattttgcatgTTAAATCAGAATCGTTTGTTTGCgttttttttatcgttatcgttcgtgtatcgtgaaaATGTAGTAAGTTAGTGGTCGTCCGTGTATCCTGCGTAAACATTCGTGTATCATGCATGATCGTTTGTGTATCAGAATCGTGTGTGTCGTTTGTCACCAATAACGTTACTACCACTGTGTCAACATAATACACAATTTCATTATCTGCCTATTGTCTAATTGCCAAAATATTctgttaatcaaaataaaattgtgttaacCTGAAGGTGGGGTGTCTTCCTCGAATGGATTGTTTCCAGAAATTGGTTTTAAATTAGTTGAATCATTAGGAGCAGGGTCTTTTTCGGACGTTGctgaaaaacatttatatacataattttttatatttattgcacctaaaaaacaacgaaatcaaaataatgtgaaaaataaacaaatattttgaatataattttggtattctaattaatgaaaaaaaaattcacatcaACTCAGGTAAAAACTATAAATTTATTCgatttcaaacaataaaaattaatcaactATCCCTCAAattcatatcatatttttttaacctgAAGGCGTGGAGTCTTCATCAAATGGATTGATTGCAGATATCGGTTTTGAAGCACAACTATCAGGAGCAGGATTGTCATTTGACAAATCTGAAAcacaaatataataatttatatatattttattgcaattggaaaatgaaatatctttatcatatcatttttgtgttttctaatttgtgaaaaagaataattaacccgtaaataagttaaaatacataatttcaATATCCGATAGTGATCTTTTAATCCTTAAACTATCAAATCAAAACTAAATGTTAACCTGAAACCGTGGTGTCTTCATCAAATGGATTGTTTTCAGACATTGGTTTAGAAGAACTATCATTACCAGGAGCAGGATTGTCGGTTGATAATGTTGAAACAGGAGCATCACCTAATGCAGGAACGTCTTTTGGTGTTGATTTTGCAGCAGCTTGGTATTGTGCAATGGGTTTGGGAACATCTGTCCCATTTTGAGATAGTTGATCAGAAGAACTAGCACTATTATCCAGTGCTTTTGAACCAGAAGTATTTTTCATACTTGTTGGTATTGCTTTTGTGTCATCTATAACAACTTTTTTCGTATCCTCCTTAGTACTTTCAAACGGAGACACACTGATCGACGATGTGTGCGATGCTGAAAATAGATCAGCAGCAGCTTTGTCATTCGATACTTGTTGTGAATCAGGAGCCTCAAGTGATGTGGATTCGGATGCAATGTTCTCATTCGATACTGGTTTTAAACTACGGCCATTATTTGATTTGGGTGGATCTaaacaaatgatataaaaaagttaaacttaacacatcatttaatttttaagttaTCTAAACAGGTCTTAGCGTGATATTTTCAATCACtcgaattaaaaataaaaaatgacgcAAACGCAGAAGTCAACACAAAACTCTACAATTTAAAACTATCAATAAAAGCTAAGGAAAATACGATATGCCTTTCGGAAtcgtaataatttttttttaaattttctttttctctccaTTGCCAAtaagatatttgttttaaaaacaccaagCCTGTATAAACGTGTATGACTAACAACCGAGATTTCTTTCCGGACCCATTTTAAtggataaaacaaattaaaagtcCTTTGTAATGATTGAGTTTTGGATTAATGGATccgtatttttataaattttctatcgTTTGATCAATCAATCGATCCCTACAAAAATTGTGAACCTTACAATGCTTACAATGACAAAATGGTAAGGAAAAAGATAACAATAAAACTTTATCCTTGTAATACATTTTGCCAAATTGTGTTCCTTAGAAAGGGTCTTTGAATTTTTTCGTTTCAGATATCATGTCATCAAGGTTTGTTTCATACAAACGTAAGTTTTCATAAATCTATTTAGTGCACGTGACAAAGTAATGactccaaataaaaattatgattataCAGTGATGTATGTCACAATGTTTAAATTATGCGAAATATTATTAGAATGTTTAGCAACACTTAAATGTCGTTTGGTTGTGATATTCGAAGTgcaaaaaacccccaaaatagTCAATAAAACTGATTCCTAGAAAACGTTAAAAACAGTAGAAAATTTACGCACTACCCCTTCTATTTAAACCAATtactataaatattaaatattagcACTTATTTTCTACCATAGAAAATAGGTACCTTTATTTCAccagaaaatatttgaattactgtatgcaaaacaaaaaatgaagtcGGTTTGAAGCCCCCCTTTCAACCTTTTGAGATCGGGTTCGTCCTTTCAAATCATCACTCTGAGATTCAACATCTAGAAAAAGGTGGGCAgtgtattttccaaaaaattaagCTCGTTTTCTGCATCTGTCAAAATCCCACCTTCCCTTCCCTGACAGTCATATTCTTCCTTTTTCTACTGTTGTGTTCTTTATGTATTTCAGGTCATTAATGGGAACGAAGATGTtcaattttgtgaattttaaaaagttcattatTCGTCGTGGCATATACCCGTGTATCGTTTGTGCGCACCAAATCAACTGATGCCTATGTATTGTTGTGCTGACTTGTTGAAAAACATTGTGACAATTAATTTGTGCATGTGAAGTTGAGTTGCTGAACTGTTGAACCTGTGAATTGTGTAAaattgtacttgttttattatatcatttttattaaacaataattcaacataaattgtataaaataagtTTAAGTACTTTAATATATGACCATCCGCGGTAAACCCGGGGTGGTCAATTTCAAACTATAATATTGATGACATGTTGATTGTTGATGAATATTTGTTGTGACTTTTGTTTGAGTGGGTTTTCCCAGAGTTGTCAATGTCATCCCACATTTCATTTATGTCATGGCCAATACTCGccaaataaatctttaaaaataatatttttggtaACTTTTCTCTgtgttaataaaacaatataattaatAGTTGTAGAAAGTATCCATTGACTATTTTGGGACAATTAAATAAGATCACTCAAATGCTTAGCAAAATCGTACAAATTAAACGTGATGTAAAAGTGAAAATTAAGTTAAccgaaaacaaaatatatgcaaatgatatttttcaaaattactttattttttaatttgatttaaaatacgTAAAATGGCAGTATTGGTATAATCGTccaagtgttttaaaaaagcataaTCTTATATAACAACTTACtttctttgaatttcttttcatttgcGTCTTGACCAGGAATTGAAATCTCCGTAGGCTCATTCTCGGGCTTTGAAGGTTTCGAGGTATTCTTCGCATCTGACTTTATTTGTTGCAAAGAAACGTCAGCTGGCTTTGGTTTTGATAGGCTGTGGTCATCTGACTTTGCTTTCATAATACCTTCAGTATCTGAGTTGGAAGTTGAATTAAGAAAAGTATTCGACTTTTGTGTGGAAGCAGTCTCATTATCTGGCTTTGGTTTTGAAGAAGCGTCATCCACTGGctcttgttttgaagcagtaaTAATATCTGAAGTTTGTCCTGAAGTACGAACATTGTCGGAAATGCTTGTAATAATATCTTTATCTGAGTTCAGTTTTTCCAGATCATCATTAACTCTTGGTGTTGAAGATAGAACTTCAGAAGACGGGGAATGAGTAACATTATTAGATATGGTTGCTGAAGCAAGAGCAATACCTATTACCGGCATTGCATTGGACGAAGAGTTTGACACGACAGcgaaatctgaaaaaatatttgtcttttaaTTAATTGCACCTTgcttgaattttcaaaatatatctgTAGTTAACTGTCACTGTAATAAGATGTCTTATTGAAAtcagaaataaaacaaactttatCGTCAAGTTCCGAACAAACGTCAAATTCAGACACTGCCACAAAACTATGGTttcttaaatattgttttaacgataacatacattttatataaactttGAAACAGATTCATGAGCAGGTTGCCACATAATAATGACAACTTTGAGGCAAGCGGACACATGGCATGTACTTTGAATTTATGTAAACATACCttcaaaaatgacaatattgatacatgtataagacaaCATTTCCACATGAAATAAGGAATTTAATCATATATTCCTTttttcaacttaaaaaaaaatatatttgtctgTTATTACCAAATGCGTActtctacatgtaatattgtttcataaatttgaaagccttgtttatttgaatatatattaatgataagtttattttttgataaaaagaatgaaaaattattatgcATAGAAATTTAACAATTGTGTTATCTATTTCATTTACACATCATAttccaaataaagaaaaaaaacttaattgtaAGGAAAATCATGTACAAATATCTTATCACAATTTTATATGCTTTATCAACATGATACACAATTTCATTGTTTGCCTTTTGTCTAAAATCTCCAGAATATCAtgtaaatcaaaatgaacttttgTTTACCTGAAGGTGGGATATTTTCCTCGAATGGATTGTTTCTAGAAGTTGATTCCAAACTAGTGGAATCTTTACGAGCAGGGTCTTTATCCGACGTTGCTGAAACACgtttatctaaaaaaatatatatatatatatatattgcacttaaggtcagacgacacgttcctcaattttatataactttttcaagGAATTTGTTGATGGTTATACACTGGTTACCTTCTTGATCTGGAGCAGTTTCTTTTGAAAGCAAAGGTTCTTtaactaaaaacaaaatcaagtaATGAAGTTAATTAAAGATTCCGTAGGCCTTTATTATCCATAAATTCTCAACAATGAATTATCAAACACAGTATCAATTCATTCACCATAAAAACGTACGTATCATTCCATAAAATAAGGTCCCCATGAACAATTAAGCAATTGACAATCAACGAAAACTAATCCATAAAATTGAGTACACTACGTATTTTTGGCAAACCTTCATTTTcttcatctacatgtacatcttcatttgtatttttttccatttctgcTTTATCATTAGGACCAGTTTCCACATCACAAGTCAGCACTATAAAGTAGTATTCATATACACATACTGGTAACAAATACTTGCAATGATATCGAATTAAACGAATTAATTGATAGGTGTGATCGTATTTAACTCACATGCATCCTCAAAATTCTCGGtcgcataattttttttaagttaattaaGCTTTACTGTTaaagcatttgaaaaaaaaactttcatgcATAAAGCTTTGATATAGTAGTATAGTTAGATTCTTTGGCCTAATTTCCGTGGATTTCGTGGGCCATTATTATCCACAAATTCTCGCCGTCAACGAATTATTAAACACagtatcaataataaaaatgtacatatcaTTCCATAAAAAAGGTCCCAATGAACGATTAAGCAATTGACAATCAACAAAACTAATCCATAAAATTGAgtacaatatgtatttttttacaaacattgcTCTTCATGTCGtgcattttcattttctgttcCATCATCGGGACCAGTTTCCACATCACAAGTCAGCACTGTAAAGTAGTATTCATATACACATACTGGTAACAAATACTTGCAATTTCATGACCATTGGATTGATGAGTAACAGTACTGCTTCGTTTCGGAAGAATCTGATACAACTCAATTAACTTTATACAAGAAGTAGTATTTAATGtttgaatataatgaatacCTTTACGAAATCTTTCGAGAATGGGAGAGTCCctcttataaaacaaaatgaagaaCACAATTACACCAGCCAGAGCCAAAGCAAGTATCACAAGGAAAGCCGTTTTGATGTAATCATCggtgtcatttctgaaaaaaagcATGTTATTCTTTATACATAATgaacaaaattaagaaattaagtAAACTCTAATCCTATACAAAATATGCATGCTATTATACCTTGTTCTATTTTGAAGAAAGTTTTGGCGAGTCTAatcaaatactgtaaattccttttattacgcgagtacttaattccgcgatcccgctggtctgtatcaaatcgcgagaataaaAAATCGCGAACGTTCaaattttctccttttttcttatagttttcaactctcagaaaataatggcgagattttaaaatccgcgagggatgcctctcgcgattttacgcagatatttattcctcgcgtttaattaggaatttacagtatagctattaaaaaaagatcatattaaaatattttaataagatatttaatAAGGAAAAAAGTTAGGAGTTTATTTGtctttaattaagaaatatttctttatttgcaCATAATAATGGCGTGAGAATAACGAATGATTGTCTTACAAATGAATACCTAGTACGAGCAAAAAAAACTGTGCGCATCAGAATGTACattcataaaatacatttttgtaaaagattCTAATTTTGTTTGTAGCAACAATCTTTAGATTAAgaataaaatgcttaaaatagaGAAATCAATACCATTTAGGTTCTGAGACATAGGTATTGGCAACAGATAACTCAAGGCAATTGATGTTTTTGTTTGATTcttaaatacacatgtacatctACTTTACTTGTAAAAGTGATATCAAAGTAACAATGTGATATTATCTGCCGAAGATTACAGGACTAAAATGTATTTGCCGGCATTATGTAATACTGATTCTGATAGGAATTTATAAATTCCTAAAATCTAACCCAGAtatttttcaggtttttttttaattcaaactgtttaaatttgaatttcatgaaatgatatttattgAACTTGAGTAAGAGTATTACAATTAAGTTTCACTTAtgtttttatcaacattctttcaaaaaatgtacataCCTCAAGTCCTTCTTGGTCACTATTGGTGCTGTTTCCGATTGGGATGATGGTGATGGTGATGGTGATGTACAAACCGGACAAGCAGTTTGTGTCggtttttgatattttagtttgtAACATCTTTGATCTAAAAGAACAAAAATGATTAGTAACTAGTAATTAGTAAAGAgtattagatttttatttttgacgGAGAGACCCTGCCAAGAGGTAATAAAACTAGGAGTAACAAATTTTACACTTGAAAACAATACGTTTTGTTTCTTCCCGCTGTGCTGTTTGTTTGCTTCATTGAAGTTAAGGGTTAAATAAGAAAATTCTGCTTCCAATATGCTTCTATTATTAGATCAATGAACTTCACCCTGGCACTGGAAATTCTTGGAAACCCTTATCATTATATTCTCCCTCACTACGTTCGTCcgaatataaaacattaaagtgctaaatgaataaaaataacagaTATTACATAGATACGCTGCTCGCTAGCgttattttatttacacaaaaacacaTATTAAACAACCACCTGTCAACCCaaaatcaacatt is part of the Magallana gigas chromosome 3, xbMagGiga1.1, whole genome shotgun sequence genome and harbors:
- the LOC105319987 gene encoding serine-rich adhesin for platelets, with translation MDTFIYFILSFAVYIQICEGLYGCNESIPTISYVESCPKNKTEWNIAARRKNCDSLAGLQKCTEPENFQYHCLENQRQTMTLEICAPIFYLQGYCARYSSDKKRVEENYENGFECLKFDGREKCPTRYPSTDAYKYQRCYKLKYQKPTQTACPVCTSPSPSPSSQSETAPIVTKKDLRNDTDDYIKTAFLVILALALAGVIVFFILFYKRDSPILERFRKVLTCDVETGPDDGTENENARHEEQLLTCDVETGPNDKAEMEKNTNEDVHVDEENEVKEPLLSKETAPDQEDKRVSATSDKDPARKDSTSLESTSRNNPFEENIPPSDFAVVSNSSSNAMPVIGQTSDIITASKQEPVDDASSKPKPDNETASTQKSNTFLNSTSNSDTEGIMKAKSDDHSLSKPKPADVSLQQIKSDAKNTSKPSKPENEPTEISIPGQDANEKKFKENPPKSNNGRSLKPVSNENIASESTSLEAPDSQQVSNDKAAADLFSASHTSSISVSPFESTKEDTKKVVIDDTKAIPTSMKNTSGSKALDNSASSSDQLSQNGTDVPKPIAQYQAAAKSTPKDVPALGDAPVSTLSTDNPAPGNDSSSKPMSENNPFDEDTTVSDLSNDNPAPDSCASKPISAINPFDEDSTPSATSEKDPAPNDSTNLKPISGNNPFEEDTPPSESRKKREAPRRPPYPHVTKIDIHVPQNAP